One Campylobacter concisus DNA segment encodes these proteins:
- the yihA gene encoding ribosome biogenesis GTP-binding protein YihA/YsxC, which produces MIRALSAKFITSSPSIKEAPSFVTSEVVFLGRSNVGKSSLINALVNQKNLAKSSSTPGKTQLINFFEAEFCEEKEESQKEKFKLILVDLPGFGYAKVAKSKHDEWRKNLDEFLKFRSDIRLFIHLIDARHFDLDIDVNVDSYLKSFLRADQKILNLYTKSDKLNQSQKSAIMKFDPSGILVSTLSKSGIDKAREAIINHALGR; this is translated from the coding sequence GTGATAAGAGCTTTGAGCGCTAAATTTATCACATCAAGCCCAAGCATAAAAGAGGCTCCAAGCTTTGTGACAAGCGAGGTAGTCTTTTTGGGCAGGTCAAATGTGGGTAAAAGCAGCCTCATAAACGCACTTGTAAATCAAAAAAATTTAGCCAAAAGCTCATCGACTCCTGGCAAAACGCAGCTTATAAATTTCTTTGAGGCTGAGTTTTGTGAGGAAAAAGAAGAGAGCCAAAAAGAGAAATTTAAGCTCATCTTAGTCGATCTACCTGGCTTTGGCTATGCAAAAGTGGCAAAGTCAAAACACGACGAGTGGCGCAAAAATTTAGATGAGTTTTTGAAATTTAGAAGCGACATCAGACTTTTTATACATCTAATCGACGCTAGGCACTTTGACCTAGACATCGACGTAAACGTGGATTCTTACCTAAAAAGCTTTTTAAGAGCTGATCAGAAAATCTTAAATTTATACACAAAAAGCGACAAGCTAAATCAAAGCCAAAAGAGTGCGATAATGAAATTTGACCCAAGTGGCATTTTGGTCTCGACACTCAGTAAAAGCGGCATCGACAAGGCACGGGAAGCTATCATAAACCACGCTCTTGGTAGGTAA
- the mrdA gene encoding penicillin-binding protein 2 translates to MRMRIVFGVIALFWIMLLGRIYHLSVNSNTYYNEIAEQNAIKTIYIPPVRGIIFDAHDKPMAVNRLGFSIYVKPHLSANKKVKILDDELAYIGSLFGDLNVTKLKNEYIKNDSAYNQDFINVVEFVDYDKFLPFFAPLSLRENLEIRPASKRHYPYNDLASHIIGYVGRANQKDMENDPLTKLTNYIGRSGVERFYNPILQGIQGFKKIKVNALNEEIEQVSYQAPQSQNIKLAVDLELQQFVADVFGKDAGSVIVMSLKDGAIIAAGSFPEYDLNPFVLGISQTEWEELVKNVDHPFTNKLINGLYPPGSVVKMGMALAFLDNGMSKYDSFFCSGSYELGGRKFRCWNSHGHGTVNMNTAIRESCDDYFYKGSQKIGIDAIVPILERMGFGRKTEVDLPNEFVGTLPSREWKMRKYGKAWFQGETLITSIGQGNFLVTPMQVAKYTAGLATGLNVTPHFLKSIDGKDVDFTPTDDAFTPFEKSQLPAIRHAMYEVANHPRGTANRHFVGSLVKVAAKTGTAQVVGISQTEKKRMKEEDMAYLQRSHAWMTTYAPFEDPQYVITMVVEHGGHGGSAAGPKISQIYNKLVEMGYIKLDKVQTEKEKK, encoded by the coding sequence ATGAGGATGCGTATCGTTTTTGGCGTGATTGCTCTTTTTTGGATCATGCTTTTGGGGCGGATTTACCACCTAAGTGTCAATTCAAACACTTATTACAACGAGATCGCTGAGCAAAATGCGATAAAAACTATCTACATCCCGCCAGTTAGAGGCATCATCTTTGATGCGCACGACAAGCCTATGGCGGTCAATCGTCTTGGCTTTTCTATCTATGTAAAGCCGCACCTTAGCGCAAACAAAAAGGTGAAAATTTTAGACGATGAGCTAGCCTATATCGGCTCGCTATTTGGCGATCTAAACGTCACCAAGCTTAAAAATGAATATATCAAAAACGACTCAGCCTACAACCAAGACTTTATAAACGTGGTCGAATTTGTTGATTATGATAAATTTTTGCCATTTTTTGCACCTCTTTCTCTGCGTGAAAATTTAGAGATAAGACCCGCTTCAAAGCGCCACTATCCATACAATGATCTAGCTTCTCACATCATCGGCTACGTCGGTAGGGCAAACCAAAAAGATATGGAAAACGACCCTTTGACAAAGCTTACAAACTATATCGGTAGAAGCGGAGTAGAGCGCTTTTATAACCCGATCTTGCAAGGAATTCAAGGCTTTAAAAAGATCAAGGTAAATGCACTAAATGAGGAGATCGAGCAGGTGAGCTATCAAGCGCCGCAAAGTCAAAACATAAAGCTCGCCGTCGATCTTGAGCTTCAGCAGTTCGTCGCTGACGTCTTTGGTAAAGATGCAGGAAGCGTCATAGTTATGAGCTTAAAAGATGGCGCTATAATCGCAGCAGGAAGCTTTCCTGAGTATGATCTAAATCCGTTTGTGCTTGGAATTTCTCAGACTGAGTGGGAAGAGCTTGTAAAAAACGTCGATCATCCATTTACAAATAAGCTGATAAACGGCCTCTATCCGCCAGGATCTGTCGTAAAAATGGGTATGGCGCTTGCCTTTTTGGACAATGGCATGAGTAAATATGATAGCTTTTTTTGTAGTGGCTCGTATGAGCTTGGAGGGCGTAAATTTCGCTGCTGGAACTCGCATGGTCATGGCACGGTTAATATGAACACAGCCATTAGAGAGAGCTGCGATGACTATTTTTACAAGGGTAGTCAAAAGATCGGTATAGATGCCATTGTGCCGATACTTGAGCGTATGGGTTTTGGTAGAAAAACAGAGGTTGATTTGCCAAATGAATTTGTGGGGACCTTGCCAAGCAGGGAGTGGAAGATGAGGAAGTATGGCAAGGCGTGGTTTCAAGGCGAAACGCTCATCACCTCTATCGGACAGGGAAATTTTCTAGTCACGCCTATGCAGGTGGCTAAATACACAGCAGGCCTTGCAACTGGGCTAAATGTGACGCCACATTTTTTAAAGAGCATAGATGGCAAGGATGTTGATTTTACGCCAACAGATGATGCTTTTACGCCGTTTGAAAAGTCGCAGCTACCTGCCATTAGGCATGCGATGTATGAGGTGGCAAATCACCCAAGAGGTACGGCAAATAGGCACTTTGTGGGAAGTCTTGTAAAGGTTGCGGCAAAGACTGGAACAGCTCAGGTCGTTGGCATCTCGCAAACTGAAAAGAAACGTATGAAAGAGGAGGATATGGCGTATCTGCAAAGATCTCATGCGTGGATGACGACCTATGCGCCTTTTGAAGACCCACAATACGTCATAACGATGGTTGTCGAACACGGCGGTCACGGTGGTAGCGCTGCTGGACCAAAAATCTCTCAAATTTATAACAAGCTAGTTGAAATGGGATATATAAAGCTAGATAAAGTCCAGACTGAGAAAGAGAAGAAATAG